A stretch of the Glycine soja cultivar W05 chromosome 13, ASM419377v2, whole genome shotgun sequence genome encodes the following:
- the LOC114380827 gene encoding syntaxin-71-like, with product MSVIDILTRVDSICKKYDKYDVEKHRDANVSGDDAFARLYASVDADIVALLQKAESASKEKGKASAVAINAEIRRTKARLLEEVPKLQRLAVKKVKGLSSQEFAARNDLVLALPDRIQAIPDGAPPVPKQTGGWAASASRPEIKFDSDGRFDDEYFQQSEQSSQFRQEYEMRRMKQDQGLDVIAEGLDTLKNMAHDMNEELDRQVPLMDEIDTKVDKASSDLKNTNVRLKDTVNQLRSSRNFCIDIVLLIIILGIAAYLYNVLKK from the exons ATGAGCGTCATCGACATTCTAACCCGAGTCGATTCCATTTGCAAGAAGTACGACAAATACGACGTCGAAAAGCACCGCGATGCCAATGTCTCCGGCGACGATGCCTTTGCCAGACTATACGCCTCCGTCGACGCCGACATCGTGGCCTTGCTTCAG AAAGCAGAAAGTGCTTCTAAGGAGAAAGGTAAGGCATCTGCTGTTGCGATCAACGCGGAGATTCGTCGTACTAAGGCTCGGTTGCTGGAGGAGGTTCCCAAGTTGCAGAGATTGGCTGTGAAAAAG GTAAAAGGGCTTTCGTCACAAGAGTTTGCTGCCCGTAATGATTTGGTTCTTGCATTGCCAGATAGAATCCAAGCAATCCCAGATGGGGCTCCTCCTGTGCCAAAACAAACTGGAGGCTGGGCAGCTTCTGCCTCCCGTCCTGAAATTAAGTTTGATTCAG ATGGGCGATTTGATGATGAATACTTCCAACAAAGTGAACAATCAAGTCAATTTAGGCAGGAATATGAAATGCGTAGAATGAAACAG GACCAAGGATTGGATGTGATTGCTGAAGGATTGGATACATTGAAAAATATGGCACATGATATGAATGAG GAACTGGATAGACAAGTTCCACTTATGGATGAGATTGACACTAAG GTGGACAAGGCATCCTCTGACCTTAAGAATACAAATGTTAGACTTAAAGACACTGTGAACCAG CTTCGATCCAGTCGAAACTTCTGTATTGATATTGTTTTGTTGATTATAATTTTGGGAATTGCTGCCTACTTATACAA CGTACTAAAGAAATGA
- the LOC114382559 gene encoding zinc finger protein JACKDAW-like, with translation MQMMPGDPFSLSTSIGGFTQDKQNTNPNPKPNPPPKKKRNLPGTPDPDAEVIALSPKTLMATNRFICEICNKGFQRDQNLQLHRRGHNLPWKLRQRSNKEVRKKVYICPEQTCVHHDPARALGDLTGIKKHFSRKHGEKKWKCEKCSKKYAVQSDWKAHTKTCGTREYKCDCGTLFSRKDSFITHRAFCDALAEESARLTSVTTTNLNFKSEEGGNNVMNSQQHGLGGHGLIGAQSLQNVSGIPQFGSHGFRLDFNGMEQQIRPSLSLWLNQGNHQMNSNNNNINSNNNSASDAGPNYMSSSGLPEIVQMAHANALMGCSSSMVSNFGGVHAGSNSSSANLSLGKRGEACGSTVVDLASIYNNSEGQNKNSKPASPMSATALLQKAAQMGSTRSTNPSIFSGSFGVINSPSSQTTSLNNNNNNGGAAMMLASNTSTAAANANDFSSLRHSSNSFDQLVMQTNAQLQSEPVKLKLHSNGVENNLTRDFLGVSGGGGGGGGPQFLPQELAKFASMGSPMGLSQFTSNQ, from the exons atgcaAATGATGCCCGGTGACCCCTTTTCCCTATCCACTTCCATCGGAGGCTTCACTCAAGATAAGCAAAAcacaaaccctaaccctaaacctaatCCTCCTCCCAAGAAGAAGAGAAACCTTCCGGGAACACCAG ATCCAGATGCAGAGGTCATTGCTCTCTCCCCGAAGACCCTCATGGCAACGAACCGATTTATATGCGAAATATGCAACAAAGGGTTCCAGAGAGACCAGAACCTTCAGCTTCACCGAAGGGGTCACAACCTTCCGTGGAAGCTAAGGCAAAGGTCCAACAAAGAGGTAAGGAAGAAGGTTTATATCTGCCCCGAACAAACCTGCGTCCACCACGACCCTGCAAGAGCACTCGGCGACCTCACTGGCATCAAAAAGCACTTCAGCAGAAAGCACGGTGAGAAGAAGTGGAAGTGTGAAAAGTGCTCCAAGAAATACGCAGTCCAATCAGATTGGAAAGCCCACACCAAAACCTGTGGCACTAGAGAATACAAATGCGACTGTGGCACCCTCTTCTCCAG GAAAGACAGCTTCATTACTCATAGAGCATTCTGCGATGCATTGGCTGAAGAGAGTGCTAGGCTCACGTCAGTTACAACAACAAATCTAAATTTCAAGAGTGAAGAGGGTGGTAATAATGTGATGAACTCGCAGCAGCATGGTTTGGGAGGACATGGACTAATTGGAGCACAAAGTCTTCAAAATGTTTCTGGCATTCCACAATTTGGTTCACATGGTTTTCGTTTGGATTTCAATGGAATGGAACAACAAATTAGGCCAAGTTTGTCGCTATGGTTGAACCAGGGGAATCACCAGatgaatagtaataataataacattaatagCAACAACAATAGTGCTTCCGATGCAGGACCCAATTACATGTCATCATCAGGTTTGCCTGAGATTGTGCAAATGGCTCATGCTAATGCTTTGATGGGTTGTTCTTCATCGATGGTGTCTAATTTTGGAGGAGTTCATGCGGGTTCTAATTCGAGCAGTGCAAATCTTTCACTAGGGAAAAGAGGGGAAGCATGTGGAAGTACTGTAGTGGACTTGGCTTCTATTTATAATAACTCTGAGGGtcaaaacaagaattcaaagcCTGCTTCACCCATGTCAGCAACTGCGCTTCTTCAGAAAGCAGCGCAAATGGGTTCCACCAGAAGCACCAACCCTTCTATTTTCAGTGGTAGTTTTGGAGTGATTAACTCACCTTCCTCACAAACTACCagtctcaacaacaacaacaacaacggaGGTGCAGCCATGATGCTGGCAAGTAACACTTCTACTGCTGCTGCAAATGCAAATGACTTTAGCTCATTGAGGCATTCATCAAACAGTTTTGACCAGCTTGTGATGCAAACCAATGCGCAGTTGCAAAGTGAGCCTGTGAAGTTGAAGCTTCATTCAAATGGTGTGGAGAACAATTTGACAAGGGATTTTCTTGGTGTCAGCggtggaggaggaggtggtggtggaccTCAGTTTCTTCCCCAAGAACTTGCAAAGTTTGCTTCCATGGGCTCACCAATGGGGTTGAGCCAATTCACAAGTAACCAATGA